The Apodemus sylvaticus chromosome 5, mApoSyl1.1, whole genome shotgun sequence genome has a segment encoding these proteins:
- the Edn3 gene encoding endothelin-3, with protein sequence MEPGLWLLLGLTVTSAAGFVPCPQSGGPGRASVSKGPPEAGSERDCEETVAGPGERIVSPTAALPAQPGSAGQERTPGRSGEQEDKGVVTHHRPRRCTCFTYKDKECVYYCHLDIIWINTPEQTVPYGLSNYRGSLRGKRSSGPVPESSQPSPWTRLRCACMGADDKACAHFCARTADVTSYPKRAGRPAAEEKRETGGSHQRLTSRTDKARRS encoded by the exons ATGGAGCCGGGGCTGTGGCTCCTTCTCGGGCTCACAGTGACCTCCGCTGCAG GATTTGTGCCTTGCCCCCAGTCTGGGGGCCCTGGCAGAGCCAGTGTGTCCAAGGGACCCCCTGAAGCTGGATCAGAGCGGGACTGTGAAGAGACTGTGGCTGGCCCTGGTGAGAGGATTGTGTCCCCAACAGCTGCACTGCCTGCACAGCCTGGAAGCGCTGGGCAGGAACGGACACCAGGCAGGTCGGGGGAACAGGAGGACAAGGGGGTGGTCACACACCACCGACCTCGGCGCTGCACGTGCTTCACTTACAAGGACAAGGAGTGTGTCTACTATTGCCACCTGGACATCATCTGGATCAACACTCCTGA ACAGACTGTGCCCTATGGACTATCCAACTACAGAGGAAGCCTTCGGGGAAAGAGGTCCTCGGGGCCAGTTCCAGAAAGCTCCCAGCCTTCTCCATGGACACGCTTGCGTTGTGCTTGCATGGGGGCAGATGACAAGGCCTGTGCACACTTCTGTGCACGCACCGCAGATGTCACCAG TTATCCCAAGAGAGCAGGAAGGCCAGCTGCAGAAGAGAAGCGGGAGACTGGAGGCTCACATCAAAG GTTGACGTCAAGGACAGATAAAGCCCGCCGGTCTTAG